From the genome of Winogradskyella forsetii, one region includes:
- a CDS encoding CHASE3 domain-containing protein: protein MSLAPSKLLKIVFGAGLFVILCIGGFTYKHIKSLSETSENVNETFTLRIELENIISNLKDAEIGHRGFLLTHDSLFLKPYQESLQKINSNLIKLDTLIITKKEQRENLDNLKIDISKRFAVFNKSLNIADDKAILSQELLLLLHEGKIRMDRIREDISVMLDFENKLLIENQRKNQKAIGITPLFFYGILIITLVILLMAYAKINKDLAHLKESNEDLEIFKKLTEQAEIVSKSGTWIWYVDENKYRFSDNLYRLFGVEPQSFEANLENFFGVVHKDDREGLGQEINAMIKHEDLPFTTYRVVQPDGTVRHLKAYAKLIEKGFRVKKLLGVTIDVTDEFESFKTIEERNLELERNNKELSDFNYVASHDLQEPLRKIQIFISRLEMEDKDRLSEKGQFYIEKIKSSSARMRMLIEDLLQFSRTSNVDSDFKITNMNMLLEHAKQELYDSIENKNAEIVSDHLPSMEVISFQMEQLFINLISNSMKYSKEDLAPKIEIRYQEVESKTIAVLEKSLYKYHHKISFIDNGIGFEPNYSESIFELFNRLHGKTEYSGTGIGLAICKKIVDNHKGVILAEGQPNVGATFTIYLPFLK from the coding sequence ATGTCATTAGCTCCTAGTAAACTTTTAAAGATTGTATTTGGCGCAGGACTCTTCGTTATACTATGCATAGGAGGATTTACTTATAAGCACATTAAGTCACTTTCTGAAACGTCTGAAAATGTTAACGAGACGTTCACCCTGAGAATTGAGTTAGAAAATATAATATCAAATCTTAAAGATGCAGAAATAGGACATCGAGGATTTTTGCTAACACATGATTCTTTGTTTTTGAAGCCCTACCAAGAAAGCCTTCAAAAAATTAACTCTAATCTTATTAAGTTAGATACTCTAATAATAACTAAGAAAGAACAAAGGGAAAACCTTGATAATTTAAAAATAGACATATCAAAGCGGTTCGCAGTATTTAATAAATCTTTAAATATTGCAGATGATAAAGCTATCCTCAGTCAAGAATTATTGTTACTGTTGCATGAAGGGAAAATTAGAATGGATCGCATCCGAGAGGATATCTCTGTTATGCTAGATTTTGAAAATAAATTATTGATTGAAAATCAGAGAAAGAATCAAAAAGCAATTGGTATAACACCATTATTCTTTTATGGGATATTGATTATAACATTGGTGATTTTGCTAATGGCTTACGCAAAAATCAATAAGGATTTAGCCCATTTAAAAGAATCCAATGAAGATCTAGAGATATTTAAAAAATTAACAGAACAAGCAGAAATAGTCAGTAAAAGCGGTACTTGGATATGGTATGTTGATGAGAACAAGTATCGTTTTTCCGATAATTTATATAGACTATTTGGTGTAGAGCCTCAAAGTTTTGAGGCCAATTTGGAGAATTTCTTTGGAGTTGTCCATAAAGATGATAGAGAAGGCTTAGGTCAGGAAATCAATGCTATGATCAAACATGAAGATTTACCATTTACTACATACCGCGTTGTACAACCAGATGGAACAGTTAGACATTTAAAAGCGTATGCTAAACTAATAGAAAAGGGTTTTAGAGTCAAAAAATTACTTGGCGTAACTATAGACGTAACAGATGAATTTGAAAGTTTTAAAACTATTGAAGAACGTAATTTAGAATTAGAACGAAATAATAAAGAGCTGTCCGATTTTAATTATGTGGCCAGTCATGATTTGCAAGAACCGTTGCGAAAAATCCAGATCTTCATTTCGCGTTTAGAAATGGAGGATAAAGATAGACTTTCTGAAAAGGGCCAATTCTATATAGAAAAGATAAAATCTTCCTCGGCTAGGATGCGAATGCTAATAGAAGATTTATTGCAATTTTCCCGCACCTCCAACGTAGATAGCGATTTTAAGATTACAAACATGAATATGTTATTGGAGCACGCTAAGCAAGAGCTTTATGATAGTATTGAAAATAAAAACGCCGAAATTGTCAGTGATCATTTGCCTTCCATGGAAGTGATTTCGTTTCAAATGGAACAACTGTTTATCAATCTCATCAGCAATTCCATGAAATATTCAAAAGAGGACCTTGCGCCCAAAATAGAAATCAGATATCAAGAAGTAGAATCTAAAACGATTGCTGTATTAGAAAAATCGTTATATAAATATCATCATAAAATCTCGTTTATAGATAATGGTATAGGCTTTGAACCAAACTATAGCGAAAGTATTTTTGAGCTTTTTAATAGATTGCACGGTAAAACCGAATATTCAGGTACGGGAATAGGCTTGGCAATTTGCAAAAAAATTGTTGACAACCATAAAGGTGTAATTTTGGCTGAAGGACAACCAAATGTTGGGGCAACTTTTACAATTTACCTTCCTTTTTTAAAATAA
- a CDS encoding DUF5670 family protein: MKYFLYIILVLLIIFWALGYFVFYASSTVHILLLGAIVILIAINRKK; this comes from the coding sequence ATGAAATATTTTCTTTACATAATTCTAGTACTGCTCATAATTTTTTGGGCGCTCGGTTATTTTGTTTTTTATGCTTCTTCAACAGTCCATATTTTGTTATTAGGTGCCATTGTTATTCTCATTGCCATAAATAGGAAAAAGTAA